The Plasmodium relictum strain SGS1 genome assembly, chromosome: 9 genome window below encodes:
- the ApiAP2 gene encoding transcription factor with AP2 domain(s), putative, with protein MNIYNAIFQLKEYPKINSCIFYSIKLLHISSICKNRKSLKYLDCIKNNSLVNKEKKKEESVDKNLSIEIKKNSDFVQYVFKWGIGNKFRSDPENRFHPVHLSRSKEVTIRKNYFDSVNENIKYEELNEQWEVFWYENNKLNAKPFPIKKYGIEAAKKEAIKFYESLKINNRTNEKPKYESGVEGVHYDVITNCWVSFYRLNNFPVCRSFSAEYHGFETAKKMAIERVKRYQK; from the exons atgaatatttataatgcaatatttcaattaaaagaatatccCAAAATAAATAGTTGCATTTTTTATTCGATTAAGCTTCTTCATATAAGTtcaatatgtaaaaataggAAAAGTTTAAAATACTTAGATTGTatcaaaaataattcattagtaaataaagaaaaaaaaaaggaagaatctgttgataaaaatttaagtatagaaataaaaaaaaattccgaTTTTGTTCAGTATGTTTTTAAATGGGGAATAGGAAATAAATTTCGTTCTGATCCAGAGAATAg atTTCACCCTGTCCACCTAAGTCGTTCGAAAGAAGTAactattagaaaaaattattttgattctgttaatgaaaatataaagtatGAAGAACTAAATGAGCAATGGGAAGTTTTTTGGTATGAAAATAACAAATTAAATGCAAAACCATTtccaattaaaaaatatggaaTAGAAGCAGCGAAAAAAGAAgcaattaaattttatgaatctttaaaa attaATAATCGTACAAATGAAAAGCCTAAATATGAATCAGGAGTAGAGG GTGTTCACTATGATGTAATAACTAATTGCTGGGTATCTTTTTAtagattaaataattttcctGTATGTAGATCCTTTTCAGCTGAATATCATGGATTCGAAACAGCTAAAAAAATGGCAATAGAAAGGGTTAAAAGATATCAAAAATGa
- the CYP19B gene encoding peptidyl-prolyl cis-trans isomerase, putative: MRKLLSIILVIFVASQKCLANDSHEITHKAYFDISINGNPIGRIVFGLYGKVAPKTVENFISICKGTIVDGRMLNYTNSIFHRIIPNFMAQGGDITNFNGTGGLSIYGNTFDDENFIAKHSKRGILSMANAGKNTNGSQFFITFVRTSHLDGKHIVFGEVIEGLDKLVAIEAAGSADGDPIKRVLVTKSGVL; encoded by the exons TGTTTGGCTAATGACTCTCATGAAATCACTCACAAA GCATATTTTGACATATCTATAAATGGCAATCCCATAGGAAGAATTGTATTTGGATTATATGGAAAAGTAGCTCCCAAAACAgtagaaaattttataagtATATGTAAAGGTACTATTGTAGATGGTAGAATGCTGAATTATACCAATTCTATATTTCATCGTATAATACCAAATTTTATGGCACAAGGTGGGGATATAACAAATTTTAATGGGACAGGTGGTTTAAGTATATATGGAAATACATTCGATGACGAAAATTTTATAGCAAAGCATAGCAAAAGAGGAATTTTATCAATGGCTAATGCAGGAAAAAATACTAATGGTAGTCagttttttattacatttgtTAGAACTTCTCATTTAGATGGAAAACATATAGTTTTTGGTGAAGTAATTGAAGGCCTTGATAAATTAGTTGCTATCGAAGCTGCTGGTTCAGCTGATGGAGATCCAATAAAAAGAGTTCTAGTAACGAAATCAGGAGTATTATAA
- a CDS encoding cysteine proteinase, putative: MEYHMQYSPNEEIKHEKEVFVEKPLEKKIIKKKKSLFVILSVSIFSLFTLIIIYFNKERNKNDNLKGDPNEVINDDYLITTLLKSKNGKKIFLSKLEELISIYDKNNLNDDNKSESDEYKRNVNDRNDNAYKKKEGNLKIAKKEDSVNLYDVRFLMSNLEVVNSFYLFLKENNKRYDTSNEMQEKFLIFSQNHKKIEEHNRKDSLYKKRMNQFGDMPFEEFEKKYLNLKRFDLKKDIDNISGLSSYDDIIDQYKKEYEDFNLTKFDWREHNGVTPAKDQQNCGSCWAFSTVGGIESQYLIRKNERISLSEQQLVDCSDKNLGCTGGYIPLAYEYVVNNGGLCTSKEYPYVDTKPESCYKAKCEKKHTIKTFVSVPENSFKEAITFLGPISVSIAATDDFSFYGSGIYNGKCAYEVNHAVILVGFGMEEIYNSSLNKNENVYYYIIKNSWGESWGEKGFMRIETNEKGTQRKCLLGKDAYVPLID; encoded by the coding sequence aTGGAATATCATATGCAATACTCTCCGAATGAAGAAATTAAACATGAAAAAGAGGTTTTTGTAGAAAAACcattagaaaaaaagataataaaaaaaaaaaaatcattattcGTTATTTTGTCTGtttctatattttctttatttacattaataataatatattttaataaagaaagaaataaaaatgataatttaaagGGAGATCCTAATGAAGTTATTAATGATGATTATTTAATAACTactttattaaaaagtaaaaatggaaaaaaaatttttttatcaaaattagAAGAGCTGATATCCATATACGataaaaataacttaaatgatgataataaatCAGAAAGTgatgaatataaaagaaatgtaAATGATAGAAATGATaatgcatataaaaaaaaagaaggaaaTCTAAAAATAGCTAAGAAAGAGGATTCTGTAAATTTATATGATGTAAGATTTTTAATGAGTAATTTAGAAGTTGTTAATTccttttacttatttttaaaagaaaataataaaaggtatGATACTTCAAACGAAATGcaagaaaaatttttaatattttctcaaaatcataaaaaaatagaagaacaTAATAGAAAAGATagcttatataaaaagagaatGAATCAATTTGGAGACATGCCTTTTGAAGAATttgaaaagaaatatttaaatttaaaaagatttgacttaaaaaaagatatagatAATATATCAGGTTTAAGTAGCTATGATGATATAATTGATCAATATAAGAAGGAATATGAAGATTTTAATCTTACCAAATTTGATTGGAGAGAACACAATGGAGTTACACCAGCTAAAGACCAACAAAATTGTGGCTCGTGTTGGGCATTTAGTACTGTAGGAGGAATAGAATCTCAAtatttaataagaaaaaatgaacGAATATCTTTAAGTGAACAACAATTAGTAGACTGTTCAGATAAGAATTTAGGTTGTACTGGAGGATATATTCCTTTAGCTTATGAATATGTAGTAAACAACGGTGGTTTATGCACATCCAAAGAGTATCCTTATGTTGATACTAAACCTGAATCTTGCTATAAAGCAAAATGCGAAAAGAAGCATACAATTAAAACTTTTGTATCTGTACCTGAAAATAGTTTTAAAGAAGCTATAACATTTCTAGGTCCTATAAGTGTAAGCATAGCTGCTACAGACGACTTCAGTTTTTACGGATCAGGCATCTATAATGGAAAATGTGCATATGAGGTTAATCATGCTGTAATTCTTGTTGGCTTTGGAATGGAGGAAATATATAATTCgagtttaaataaaaatgaaaatgtctattattatataataaaaaattcatgGGGAGAATCATGGGGTGAGAAAGGATTTATGAGAATTGAGACAAATGAAAAAGGTACACAAAGAAAATGCTTATTAGGAAAAGATGCTTACGTCCCCTTAattgattaa
- the SET7 gene encoding SET domain protein, putative, producing the protein METILRRLRRSSNKKKKTIEIDAIDEKEWAQSKTLDLTEDLYDYTLDKKYKNNKKKKDEKREDNLENLYGLKDTLGNLKNKNKKNEKYYINSFSRMNEDITNVSTDFTNEYSKKKNKKEHKININNNEKKKIQYIYNDFEKYTCDTKEYSENDEVDLYEEEEEEGEIDEIKSKEEEEKEEIADEEEEEVVDEEEEEIVDEEEEEEIVEEEVVEEEEEEKYQEIVNKEYEYNYEEQNNNNNNNRKNYGEMNEIKSNELDQISGEIITENIKEDSDTKEKYMEENARVSIEDNEEYLEEKLDVYTVEEIDNEVEVSHVKGKGRCMFTKKNLDPGSIIFIEKPLLIITPSLNEKLWNHLNKLNNEQNFELPLKWHFAALCSITILDDSSFKACIDKWVPEPDKEPDKDVYNVLDKVCDKKIFKNGKKVYYYKKKLIDPNIYDRIIQVWHYNAFGHHTDSEGLVLYNRISMLAHSCNSTACWHYGENDSFVLRARIKLNAGDELTISYLGDDDLYKSSNIRREKLTNWLFVCMCSRCTNPVDNSRGFKCSTCGIGTFFIKSDHHDEIPITTKCNICFSEISESTAYEYIEYENSYIERLQETDKSDMSDALAVYVQADKIFTQHWIMFQLYTILFEGYRDSCQWEKAIYYQMQRIKYAVDVIPRANYVLAWLYEELGEIHANSINTDILLTENDFTITYEEKKRICSHFLKSIHLLEILCGYSHDYLRDSLNKYYRIDSLTTIDAPQIEE; encoded by the exons atggAAACAATTTTAAGGAGACTTAGAAGATCtagtaacaaaaaaaaaaaaacaatagaAATAGATGCTATTGACGAAAAAGAATGGGCCCAATCAAAAACATTAGATTTAACtg AGGATTTGTATGATTATACTTTGgataagaaatataaaaataataaaaaaaaaaaagatgaaaaaagagaggataatttagaaaatttatatgGACTTAAAGATACATTAGGAAActtgaaaaacaaaaataaaaaaaatgaaaaatattatataaattctttttcGCGAATGAATGAAGACATAACTAATGTTAGCACAGATTTTACTAACGAatattccaaaaaaaaaaataaaaaggaacataaaattaacataaataataatgaaaaaaagaaaatacaatatatatataatgattttGAAAAGTATACTTGTGACACGAAAGAGTATTCTGAAAATGATGAAGTAGATTTatatgaagaagaagaagaagaaggaGAAattgatgaaataaaaagtaaagaagaggaagaaaaagaagaaatagctgatgaagaagaagaagaagtaGTTGATGAAGAAGAGGAAGAAATAGTtgatgaagaagaagaggAAGAAATAGTTGAAGAAGAAGTAGTTGAGgaggaagaagaagaaaaatatcaAGAAATAGTAAATAAAGAGTATGAATATAATTACGAAGagcaaaataataataataataataatagaaaaaattatggAGAAATGAATGAAATTAAATCTAATGAATTAGATCAAATTAGTGGAGAAATTATAACAGAAAACATAAAAGAAGATTCAGATAccaaagaaaaatatatggaGGAAAATGCTAGGGTAAGTATAGAAGATAATGAAGAATatttagaagaaaaattagATGTATATACAGTAGAGGAAATAGATAATGAAGTAGAAGTCTCTCACGTTAAGGGAAAAGGTAGATGTATgttcacaaaaaaaaatttagatccAGGctctataatatttattgaaAAACCTTTACTAATTATTACCCCAagtttaaatgaaaaattatggaatcatttaaataaactaAACAATGAACAAAATTTTGAACTACCTCTTAAATGGCATTTTGCAGCTTTATGTAGTATTACTATTCTTGATGATTCTAGTTTTAAAGCATGTATTGATAAATGGGTTCCAGAACCTGATAAAGAACCTGATAAAGATGTCTATAATGTTTTAGATAAAGTATGtgataagaaaatttttaaaaatggtaaaaaagtatattattataagaaaaaattaatagatccaaatatatatgatagaATCATACAAGTTTGGCATTACAATGCTTTCGGTCATCATACGGATAGTGAAGGATTAGTTCTATATAATc gTATATCGATGCTTGCGCATAGCTGCAATTCTACAGCTTGCTGGCACTATGGTGAAAATGACAGTTTTGTTCTAAGAGCaagaattaaattaaatgcaGGAGATGAATTAACGATATCTTATCTTGGAGATGATGATTTATACAAATCATCcaata TCAGAAGAGAAAAGCTTACTAACTGGTTATTTGTATGTATGTGTAGTAGGTGCACTAATCCAGTTGATAATTCTAGAGGTTTTAAATGTTCAACATGTGGAAtag GAAcgttttttataaaaagtgaCCACCATGATGAAATTCCAATAACTACAAAATGTAACATATGTTTTTCTGAAATATCCGAAAGCACAGCTTATGAATACATTGAATATGAAAATAGTTATATAGAGAGACTTCAGGAAACAGATAAAAGTGATATGTCTGATGCTTTAGCTGTTTATGTACAGGctgataaaatatttactcAACACTGGATAATGTTTCAATTATATACTATTCTTTTTGAAGGTTATAGAGATTCTTGTCAATGGGAGAAAGCTATATATTATCAAATGCAACGAATCAAATATGCCGTTGATGTAATACCTAGAGCTAATTATGTTTTAGCTTGGTTATATGAAGAATTAGGAGAAATTCATGCGAATTCTATAAATActgatattttattaacagAAAATGATTTTACTATTACATACGAAGAAAA aaaaagaatTTGTTCGCATTTTTTGAAATCCATACATTTATTGGAGATTTTATGCGGATATTCACATGATTATTTGAGAGATTCTTTG AACAAGTATTATCGAATTGACAGTTTAACTACAATAGACGCTCCACAAAtagaagaataa